AACTCAGTTCTCCGAGGGCCAATCCTGACACTGCCAAAACGGCATCAAGCGGAAGGCTTCGGAAAGCTTGGGGTTTTCCTCCAAGGTTTTCGACAGGAGGAAACATCTCTAGGAAATAAAAACCCTACACGGAGGGGGAACCCACCGAAAACATGGCAacaaagactgagcatgctcagtagcttCAGAACGCTGACAGGCTGTCGTTTGGAGTGGTGGGAaccatgggggagggggcatggctggcgGGTACAGTAAATGGGAGCACcctatactgcaacattttgttacaggctCACTGACATTTTTCTGTACAGTAGCTGTAAAGATGCTTAGAACAGCTTTCAATTGGCTAGGAGCAGAGACCCAAGCTCCCTTGCAACAGTTTTTCTGGCTGGGACCCGCTGGATCCTATTTGAAGCTGGAAGGTGGCTAATGTGCGCAGCTGAAGCAACAACAATATATTCATTAGGTCAGTATTCAAAATGGCTCATTTGCCCCCTCCACCCAAACAGTGATGGAGCCATGCCAAGCTTTTCTGGGAGATCTGGCATGAATGAACCCTGAATCTGCTTTATCTGCTTTGAACCCCCAAGGCAATCCACTGGCCCCAGCAAACTGGCCAGGTAAATATCTTCATGTAATGCAGCAAAGGAGCTTTTGCCTTCCCAGCTTGTTAGGGAATTGAGGGAAGAAGGAGGGCGATTCTCACCCAGAACTTGACCAAGAAGAAGACATGAGGAGGCCCCTGATCATACAGGTCTCGCAGCCCACCTCCCCGCTCAGGGAATTTGTCGTAGATTTGGCGTACGTCCACCGTCTCCAGCGGGGAGTCAGAGGCCGGTGTCGGATCGATATGCACAAAGCGGTGTTGCTGCTTACACTGCGGGGAGGAAAGGGTGGAAGTCAGAGACAGAATGATGCAGACTGGCACCAGCTGCCCGAATTTTGATTTACTGAATTGCTTGCCAAAAGAAGCTAGAATgcaaatagcttttttaaaaaagtgctttaCAACAGCTTTCAGTATGGTACTTGTGCTAGTCTGTTGCTGCACCTTAAGCTAAGGACTAACACATTTTATTATGgtgtaagcttttgtggacttcaTCAGATGCAAATGTTACTGCCATTATCCTCCCAATTAACTCGGTAAAGCAGGAATACAATACGTGCAATTCTCATATTGCAGGATTGTTATTTTAAGTATGACATGTTTATCCTGCTTTTCCCTCCAGTGAGCTAAAGCTGACACACAATGTTCTCtcccctcattttatcctcacaagaaccctatGAGATGGAGTCAGATGGAGAGATAGTGACTAATGCAAGATTATCCAGCAAGTTTCACAGATAAATAGGGATTAGAACCTGGATTGCACCAACTCTAATAAAACACCCTAACCACTCAACCACACTGGCTTGTGGTCAGAGGCTGAGAGACAGAAACTTACTCAAGGTCACCTAATAAGATGAGCCTTCAGGATCAGGTCAATgccccacctagtccagtatcctgtttgcACAGGATAAATTCATGGCAATGGTGGGATCTGAACTCCAAATTTCCTGCCCTACACAGCTCAAACTTTTAGCTACTTCACCACATTTCCGTCTCCCCAAATTTAATCTCGAGATGAGTATcagcctacagtggtacctcagaagttgaatggaatccattccagaagtccgttcgacctccaaaatgtttggaaaccaaggtgtggcttctgattggctgcaggaaggtcctgcagccaatcagaagccgcggaagacgtttgggttccaaataacgtttgcaaaccagaacattcacttccgggtttgcagcactcgggagccaaaacgttcgactggcaaggtgttcgggatccaaggtacaactatactgGTATCTTAACCTTAGCTTCTCCACTTGTTGCATGTAGTTACTTATACTCGTCCCTCCATCCACTTCTGTTTATCAAGTCCTGCCCTGCCCAtcctccaaggaactctgggCAACATAAACAGAGCTGTCCTATTTTATCCTCTTAAATAACCCTGTGAGACAGGTTAGGCAgcgagactgtgactggcccgaAGACACCCGCTAAGCATCTCATCACCAAGTGGAGTCTTAAAACTAGATCTCCAACACACGGCCAACTCCCAAACTCCCAAACTTTTCAAGACAATGTATGGGGACAGCTGGTACGAGGCACAAGTGTGCAAATGGTGTGATTATAGGTGCACATCTCACCGCATCTTGTTCTGCCTGCCGCTCCACAAACGCAGTGAACTCCACCAGCCGAAGCGTTTCAGTACCGATGTGGCTTCCCTGCCAAGAGGTAgcgctggggaggtggggggctCTGCCTGGGGGCGTGTGGTAACCTGCCGAGCCGAGGGAGAAGGCACTGAGGCCGACTGGCGCACTCTCACCCTCCCCCCCTCGCAGGAATGCAAGCGGTTTAGGAAGACGGTGGCTTACCTGGGACAGCAGCGGGTGCTGGGACTGGGATGGGGTATGGCGCTTGGAGGATAGGCTTGACACTAAGGgtaggagggagaaagaggagagtCACTATATGGCTTTTCAACAGGGGGGTAtcgcaatacacacacacacacacgtttgtgcTGCAGAAATGCTAGACAAATTGCTGCTCCCAGCAGTGCGTGTGTGTCAatgactgaaaacaacaacaacaacaacaacaacaacaacaacaacaacaacaacttactcTAGAGTGTCTCGGGATTGGCTTGCATCCCCTGCCCAAAACTGGAAGAACTCTGTGGACTGGAAAAGTCAGAAGAGTTAAAAACTGCACTACATACTTAAGTTAGGGCTGCAACATTTATTCTGTTTACTCTGAACTGGTGaaatcaaattttaaaactgtttaatTGACCAAATTCAAGTGGAGAGtgattattaaaaaacaaactgacaaACAAGTGTTTCTTAAAAACTAAGGCTGCATCTTGGAAGAGGAACTCTCATACATAGAGGAGAATGCCTCTTCTGTGATGATGATGTCTGCTAAGTCATCTGATCTAATAAACTTAGGAAGCATGCTTCTTGCTTCCAAAACATGGTTGTTTTTGCCCATATGCAAATATAATTGACTAATGCTTGTGCATTTGATCTGTCAGCTGAGGTTTCATTTATTCAGCAACTCTAACTTAAATGCCATAATTTAATAATTTCCTCTCTCCGGGAAAGAGCTAATGATCTAACACAGATAATTCTTTTGAACGtcgccaaactacaattcccaagattccTTGGGGAGAGTCGAGAGCTAAACTGGCACAAACCTTAATCTAAGATTTTAGTACAGAAAGAGAACAGGAACCAGGAACCTGTGGGCTTGCAGGTTTTGCTAAACTATTGCTCTCAACAGCCCCAGTGGGCATGGCTAATTGccggggattatgggaactgtagtccaatatCTGGGagcccacaggttctccattcctgccgTAGCATTACAGCCCCATAGAAACCCCACCTCACTGCCCCTCTTCCACATGCTTACGGTGGTGCTGGGTGGGTAGTGGGGTTCTGACAAGCCCAGTTTTTCCTGGAGGACTGTGGCAGATACGAGTTGAGCAGAAGACATGGCTGCCATAGTCTGAAGCGCTTTGTCCTTTGCTACCTGGTCCTTGAAGAGAGACAAATCCTGGTTTTCAAATGCCCATTTCCCTTGCGCAGGAGTTCTCAAAACATCCTACCCTCAAGGCCTCCTTTTCCGCATTGATTTCTCTACTGAGGAACGCCTGCATATCAGCCGTGAAGGGTCTGGAAGTTTCAGGGGGTTATCGGGTGCATAATGACACACATAACTTtgactgttgggggggggtggtacTGTAATTTCATCTGGGGCTATCACCCCACAGGAGACATTTGTAGGGGACAAGGTGCCATATAGGCAAACCATCAGTCAGCATCTGCCTTCTCATTGAGGAAGCCGATGATGAAGGGATCACTCACTACTGGAGAACAACtctcatcatgcctgaccattgggccatgttgactggggctgatgggagctggaagccAGCAGCGCCTCAAGGGCAGTTGGTTGAACACCCCTGTTATAAGGTGTTCACCCTGGAGTGCCTAGGGGTTAGCCCCCTTGTGAGCCACTGAGTTACAAATGATAGTACTGTATAATTATAATTGCTATCATTTACATGCTGCCTTTCCTTCCATTATGGAATTCAAGgtggtacagtggtcccttgacttacgaatgactcggcgtacgaatgtttcgagttacgaagagagttccgtccgccattttggatgcagtttagataagattttttcgacttccgaattccccccccaaaaaatttggcttctacttacgatttcttcgacttatgaaggtctgttcggaacggattaaattcgtaagtcgagggaccactttATATATTGGCACTGGCAAGACCCACACATGCTTAGCTTAGCTTCAGAAAGGGGGCTGCATCAGTTGCTGAGGCTCAGACCACACCCTGAAGAATTGCTGAGAAATCACTGCACTGGACTCCATTACGAAGAGAGGTTGAGAGAATGTTTAGCCCGCCAAAGGGGAGAATGAGAAGAGATAggacagccaccttcaaatatcctaAATGGTTGCCACATGGAGGGTGGAGCAAacttttctcctgccctggagggtaggactcagacCAACGGCTCCAAATTACacggagattccgactaaatatcaaAGGAGCTTTTGACAGGatgagctgttcgacaatggaacggACTCCTTAGGGAGGTCAATATCAATATCGCCCTATTAAAAAAATCTCCTCAGAAAACCAGGATTCCTGGTTTGCAGTCACACTTCGTTCTTCCCCTGCTAGTTACTAAGGTTCGTTCAAATCTCATCTCAGAGAACTCAGAACTCCCTGACCTATCCCCTCCAACCTGACCTCTACAGGGAAAAAAATCACCCTGATGTTTGGCACCAAGAAGGCGGCCGATAGACTGAAGCAACAAAAGAGTCCCTTTATCTGCCCCTTCAGTGTCCCTGACATGGTAGCACTGCTGCATCACAAccatggtggggagggggggggtttcaaGTGGGCTCCTTTTGCTTGCTGAAGCCCTTCAGGGCTCTTCTCCGCATCGATCAGCGAGGTTTCCTTAAAACAGGCCCACCTGCTCAGTGCAGCTGCCTGCACTGGGCCCCTTTCTGTCTGCCTTCACTCCTTCATGCCGAGAGGCGCTCAGAGCAGCTGCTAGGGAGCCATCATTGTTAATTCCTCCCCAGGGCCCGATGCAACGCTCCTACCTCAGGGATGTAGGAGGACCGAGATTAAGACGGATGTCTCCCCTTGCTCGCTGCAGCTGCTCAGAGATTCTCTCCCAGCTCCAAGCAGGACGGGACAACAGTCTTGAAAAATCAACACGCTCGGTCCAGTGCAGGCGGCTTTAAGAAAACCAGCCCCTTGCAGATGCAGCACAATGCTACTCTGGAGGTGACAGGGCTTGGGGGGGGATTAAAATGGCGGCTACCTCACAGCAGCTGGGCAGAGCTCTTCTCGCTTGCCACCACAGCTGCTTGCCCCGCTTCCGGTAAACTCAAGGCGCTcacattaaagccctaaatggcttaggaTCCAAAATCCCAAAGTGTGCTTTCTTTCATCAGACGTTGAAGTCGGCAGCGGGGGCTGTcagatatttggggtggggtggtagcAGCCTAAGAGAAGGCATCCCCTATGGCAGCCCCGAGGCCTGAATCCttcattatatacagtggtaccttggttctcaaacttaatccgttctaaaACCAAAGAAGTTTAAAGGAGCTCCACCtcagcatcagagcccctgcaccacctgaaggcagccaggcgGAATAGATACCATACcagccaagtctcccgctgaaaaatgcgggatcagcagcggtgcggcaccggacgTTGCATAGAAGCAAGGAGCTTCTAAAGTATGTACCCCCTTACTACTCTTCCTTCAGCAGGATGGGTAGGGAATCCAGAGGTGCAAGCTTGCCATAAACATTTCAGGGAATGCAGGAAGGGACTCACCTTGAGCTTGGCCTGAATCTCACGGGTTTTCCGCCGGGCCAAAACCTGGATGTGACTGGAGACCTGCGGAAGGAGTTGAGGGAGAGACTTAGCAGGGGACTCtgtggagagaaagggggaaatctcACCAAGCCTTGTTCTCCCCACACACCTCAGATTCATTTCCTGCAGCCTTAGGCTTCATGTCAAGCCCATCACGTTTACCTGTTTCCTCGTCCGCGTTTTGCCTGTCCTCAGTTTAATGTAGCGGGCAATGAGTTCATTGCGGCCTGAGAGAGAAGAGGCAGGAAATCAGGAAAACCCATCCAACTTGAGCAACATATACAGAGGTGGCCTTCCCCCGCCTCTCTTGACCATGCCGCCGGCAATGCTAAGTTGCCACATGGGGCAGGTCAAAGCATTCTGAGGTTGCAGCCTCCCcaactctgcacgtgctcagagacACAACCCTGCTAACTTCTGAATCATCTGGACTGCCAGGTCACACCCACCGCAGGCGTTTAAAGAAGGTGGGTGGATGCAAACCTGACCCCTTCTCCAGCAGACCTTGCACACAGTTGTCGCCCATCACCAGAAGTACACCCCACACTGCCTCTAAAGACCCCAGGGTGCTTTCTGtggttttatcttcacaacaaccctgtgaggtgggccagGCTAAGAGAGAGTGACTTGTCCAAATGCAGGATGTTGATGCAGCAGTTCACTAAAAGAAAGGGATGCCACAAATCGCACAATTGAAAATGGAATTGTCAATAGCCGCTCGCCTATGGAGAGTAAGAACTGCCTCCAGGTGAGTCCCTGTCATTTCCCTCCTCtcagagctggaaggggaaaGGCAACACCATCAGCGGCCAccagtaacgtcttaagggtatccagcgccgtggttcaagaatcctccccccccccgacggcGGCAGTAGCGCGCGACTGAGGGGTGGAGATGGAGGATGGTGGAGCCTGGACGGCGCGCACCACCTTGtagggggctggcctgggcgcagagcccacctcctgcagagggggctgctcggcctcccACCCTGGACTGGCCCCTCCTTGGCGCCTCCGTCCAGCGGCCGCTCTGGCACACAGTGGTGGCgcacggccattgagcttcctccatgaagcagaatcagtgagactcctgcctagagtggcagcaggtgccactctaggcaggagtctcgctgattctgcttcatggaggaagctcaatggccgcgtgCTACTGCCGCTGGGGGGGGGTGCCGGCAGCacctgctcccagacaccagccgttcggtgtcccttccgcgcccctggtggccaggcgccctggcgccttgcgccacccagcccgggcctagagacggccctggcggCCACCGTCCCAACTCCCTCCATTTCTTCAGGGAGCTAGAAAAGCgtcttctttgttttttgtttacctcACGTATTCTAAGCCCATTGCTTCTTATCATATATTATGGCTTGCAGGATGATCCCCAAAGAGAACCAAGGACAAGAGCAGCCGGTCTAATGTGTCAAAGTTAAGTCCCACCTACCGTACATCTTCCCCTCGTCCGAAAGAATGATCTTCCGCCTCCCACAGGGTGGGTAGATGGCCAGGGCCTCCTGGAAACTCTGCTCAATATCAGGGCTCCAGACACCTTCTGCATCATTGTCCAGACCCTTCTCCCCAGCGTCCCCCATCTCCCCAGAGGGGCTGGCCCCCTCGCCCCAGCTGCCAGGCTCTATGGTGTCAGGAGGGTTGCCTGGAAGAAAGCAGAACAGGCAGCAATCAGATCTGAGGGATGGAGGAGCGCAAAGTTTTCTAACTGACAGAAGACGGGCAACAGCTCGcctgcatttccccttccttaCCATCTGGTTGGTTTTACCTGTGGAAAGCTTGGTGTCATACAGTTAGCCCTAGATtgagtgtggggaacctgtggctcctggactcctaactccccccagccctagccagcatgcccaatggttatGGGTGATGGGAGCCGGGGGTTCTcaataatatctgaagggcactggAAGCCACCTTCCcaagtcaggctattggtccattaGGTCAGAATTATTTACACTGGGTAGATACGGTAATattctctaggatttcagacagaggacattcccaacCTACCCGGGATAGCT
The window above is part of the Zootoca vivipara chromosome 13, rZooViv1.1, whole genome shotgun sequence genome. Proteins encoded here:
- the TEAD2 gene encoding transcriptional enhancer factor TEF-4 isoform X1, producing the protein MVRKGKCRRAVARLLSVRKLCAPPSLRSDCCLFCFLPGNPPDTIEPGSWGEGASPSGEMGDAGEKGLDNDAEGVWSPDIEQSFQEALAIYPPCGRRKIILSDEGKMYGRNELIARYIKLRTGKTRTRKQVSSHIQVLARRKTREIQAKLKDQVAKDKALQTMAAMSSAQLVSATVLQEKLGLSEPHYPPSTTSTEFFQFWAGDASQSRDTLDVKPILQAPYPIPVPAPAAVPGYHTPPGRAPHLPSATSWQGSHIGTETLRLVEFTAFVERQAEQDACKQQHRFVHIDPTPASDSPLETVDVRQIYDKFPERGGGLRDLYDQGPPHVFFLVKFWADLSFPLLEEEPGGTGGAFYGVSSRYEGPRALTLSCTSKVCSFGKQVVEKLETAEPPHWEDGRFVFQLQRSPLCEYLINFIRKLRTLPEKPMMDSVLENFTILQVLRDQETQELLLCVAFVFEVSASENGAQHHIYRLGRE
- the TEAD2 gene encoding transcriptional enhancer factor TEF-4 isoform X3, with product MVRKGKCRRAVARLLSVRKLCAPPSLRSDCCLFCFLPGNPPDTIEPGSWGEGASPSGEMGDAGEKGLDNDAEGVWSPDIEQSFQEALAIYPPCGRRKIILSDEGKMYGRNELIARYIKLRTGKTRTRKQVSSHIQVLARRKTREIQAKLKDQVAKDKALQTMAAMSSAQLVSATVLQEKLGLSEPHYPPSTTSTEFFQFWAGDASQSRDTLDVKPILQAPYPIPVPAPAAVPGYHTPPGRAPHLPSATSWQGSHIGTETLRLVEFTAFVERQAEQDACKQQHRFVHIDPTPASDSPLETVDVRQIYDKFPERGGGLRDLYDQGPPHVFFLVKFWADLSFPLLEEEPGGTGGAFYGTAEPPHWEDGRFVFQLQRSPLCEYLINFIRKLRTLPEKPMMDSVLENFTILQVLRDQETQELLLCVAFVFEVSASENGAQHHIYRLGRE
- the TEAD2 gene encoding transcriptional enhancer factor TEF-4 isoform X5; protein product: MGDAGEKGLDNDAEGVWSPDIEQSFQEALAIYPPCGRRKIILSDEGKMYGRNELIARYIKLRTGKTRTRKQVSSHIQVLARRKTREIQAKLKDQVAKDKALQTMAAMSSAQLVSATVLQEKLGLSEPHYPPSTTSTEFFQFWAGDASQSRDTLDVKPILQAPYPIPVPAPAAVPGYHTPPGRAPHLPSATSWQGSHIGTETLRLVEFTAFVERQAEQDACKQQHRFVHIDPTPASDSPLETVDVRQIYDKFPERGGGLRDLYDQGPPHVFFLVKFWADLSFPLLEEEPGGTGGAFYGVSSRYEGPRALTLSCTSKVCSFGKQVVEKLETAEPPHWEDGRFVFQLQRSPLCEYLINFIRKLRTLPEKPMMDSVLENFTILQVLRDQETQELLLCVAFVFEVSASENGAQHHIYRLGRE
- the TEAD2 gene encoding transcriptional enhancer factor TEF-4 isoform X4, with amino-acid sequence MVRKGKCRRAVARLLSVRKLCAPPSLRSDCCLFCFLPGNPPDTIEPGSWGEGASPSGEMGDAGEKGLDNDAEGVWSPDIEQSFQEALAIYPPCGRRKIILSDEGKMYGRNELIARYIKLRTGKTRTRKQVSSHIQVLARRKTREIQAKLKSTEFFQFWAGDASQSRDTLDVKPILQAPYPIPVPAPAAVPGYHTPPGRAPHLPSATSWQGSHIGTETLRLVEFTAFVERQAEQDACKQQHRFVHIDPTPASDSPLETVDVRQIYDKFPERGGGLRDLYDQGPPHVFFLVKFWADLSFPLLEEEPGGTGGAFYGVSSRYEGPRALTLSCTSKVCSFGKQVVEKLETAEPPHWEDGRFVFQLQRSPLCEYLINFIRKLRTLPEKPMMDSVLENFTILQVLRDQETQELLLCVAFVFEVSASENGAQHHIYRLGRE
- the TEAD2 gene encoding transcriptional enhancer factor TEF-4 isoform X2; its protein translation is MVRKGKCRRAVARLLSVRKLCAPPSLRSDCCLFCFLPGNPPDTIEPGSWGEGASPSGEMGDAGEKGLDNDAEGVWSPDIEQSFQEALAIYPPCGRRKIILSDEGKMYGRNELIARYIKLRTGKTRTRKQVSSHIQVLARRKTREIQAKLKVAKDKALQTMAAMSSAQLVSATVLQEKLGLSEPHYPPSTTSTEFFQFWAGDASQSRDTLDVKPILQAPYPIPVPAPAAVPGYHTPPGRAPHLPSATSWQGSHIGTETLRLVEFTAFVERQAEQDACKQQHRFVHIDPTPASDSPLETVDVRQIYDKFPERGGGLRDLYDQGPPHVFFLVKFWADLSFPLLEEEPGGTGGAFYGVSSRYEGPRALTLSCTSKVCSFGKQVVEKLETAEPPHWEDGRFVFQLQRSPLCEYLINFIRKLRTLPEKPMMDSVLENFTILQVLRDQETQELLLCVAFVFEVSASENGAQHHIYRLGRE